In one window of Paraflavitalea soli DNA:
- a CDS encoding efflux RND transporter periplasmic adaptor subunit: MMHKIITALVFISLFTQCKDEPAAATAAAPGARTGIDSLKVQDDVVTLTTVQAANAGIATGTPSKREMHTALQVSGVVDVPPQNIVSISVPLGGYVKRTTLLPGSRINKGAILATLEDQQYIQLQQDYLTAKSRLQYAEADFNRQQGLNETKAVSDKVYQQARSEFESQKILLRSLGEKLRLIGINPESLNENNISRSIYLYAPISGYVSKVNVNTGKYVSPTDVLFELISPDDLHLSLTVFENNAVNLSIGQKVTCYTNSHPEVKYQATVRLITPAVNEERAAEVHCHLDEHVKGLMPGMFMNASIELNNAQVMAVPEEAVVKWNSQYYVFSAEGSNRYKLFPVETGVSAAGFTEIRSTLPADRAVVVKNAYTLLMKMKNSAEE; encoded by the coding sequence ATGATGCACAAAATAATAACAGCACTTGTTTTCATCAGCCTCTTTACCCAATGTAAAGATGAGCCTGCTGCAGCAACAGCAGCCGCTCCAGGCGCCAGGACAGGCATTGATAGCCTGAAAGTACAGGATGATGTCGTAACCCTTACCACTGTACAGGCGGCCAATGCCGGCATTGCTACGGGCACTCCATCGAAAAGGGAAATGCATACGGCGCTACAGGTGAGTGGTGTAGTAGATGTGCCGCCACAAAATATTGTGTCGATCAGTGTTCCGCTCGGCGGCTATGTCAAGAGAACAACCCTGCTACCCGGCTCCAGGATAAACAAGGGCGCCATATTGGCTACGCTGGAGGATCAGCAATACATCCAGCTGCAGCAGGATTATCTGACGGCTAAAAGCCGGCTGCAGTATGCAGAAGCCGATTTCAACAGGCAGCAAGGGCTCAATGAGACGAAGGCGGTGAGTGATAAAGTATACCAGCAGGCGCGCAGTGAATTTGAAAGCCAGAAGATACTACTGCGCTCCCTGGGTGAAAAGTTGCGGCTGATCGGTATTAACCCTGAGTCGTTGAACGAGAACAATATCTCCCGCAGCATCTACCTCTATGCGCCCATCAGCGGCTATGTGAGTAAGGTAAATGTGAATACAGGTAAGTATGTAAGTCCTACGGATGTATTGTTTGAGTTGATCAGTCCGGATGATCTGCATTTGAGTCTCACGGTGTTTGAGAACAATGCGGTTAACCTTTCTATCGGTCAAAAGGTTACCTGTTATACGAATAGCCATCCGGAAGTAAAGTACCAGGCCACGGTAAGGCTCATTACGCCTGCCGTGAATGAAGAAAGAGCGGCTGAAGTGCATTGCCATTTGGACGAGCATGTGAAAGGGCTGATGCCCGGCATGTTTATGAATGCGTCGATCGAGTTGAACAATGCGCAGGTGATGGCGGTTCCGGAAGAGGCGGTAGTGAAGTGGAATAGCCAGTATTATGTGTTCAGTGCGGAAGGCAGCAACCGGTATAAACTTTTTCCAGTGGAAACAGGGGTGTCAGCCGCAGGATTTACAGAGATCAGGAGTACTCTCCCGGCGGATCGTGCTGTAGTAGTGAAGAATGCGTATACCTTGCTCATGAAGATGAAGAATAGTGCGGAGGAGTGA
- a CDS encoding CusA/CzcA family heavy metal efflux RND transporter, producing MLLSNFFIDHFYKTQSIMLNKIIGFSVRNKLIIGLFVIALVAWGSYEVTRLPIDAVPDITDNQVQVLTVSPSLGAPDIERLITFPIEQACSNIPGLKQVRSFSRFGLSLVTIVFDDATDVYWARQQISERLQQVQQEIPAGIGSPVMAPVSTGLGEIYQYVVRPKAGYEGKYDAMQLRTLQDWIVRRQLMGTPGVAEVSSFGGQLKQYEIAVRQEQLKAYQLTIADVYDALEKNNQNTGGAYIEKGPTVLYIRSEGLTAALEDIEKIVVKTLSNGVPLLMRDVATVQYGAAIRYGAMTYNDKGEVAGAVLMMLKGENSSAVIKRVKKRIEEIQQMLPEGVVIEPFLDRTKMVNNAIETVETNLLEGALIVILVLVFFLGNLRAGLIVSSVIPLSMLFAIILMNKFGVGGNLMSLGAIDFGLIVDGSVIVVEAILHRFSHSKHFRQVGRISQQQMDEEVTKSTGAMIKSAVFSQIIILIVYLPILSLQGIEGKMFKPMAITIAFAILGAFLLSVTYVPMMAALCLSKKLNHKDTMTDRLVGWLGRRYQPMLGRLLHYPKSMIAVVLTLFIGALMILSRMGGEFIPLLEEGDFAVETRLLTGTNLNNTINSTQQASKILLKEFPEVEKVVTKIGSSEIPTDPMPFEAGDMIVVLKPKKQWTSASTFPELSAKMTTALEAVPGITVSFQFPVQMRFNELMTGARQDIVCKIFGENLDTLSHYAHRLNEIIQSVDGAINVYEETVTGMPQVVIKYNRDGMAKYGLNVSDINRVVNTAFAGQVAGQVYEGEKRFDMVVRLAGDARKNIADIQNLLVPTQQGPQIPLSMVATIQEIEGVNQVQRENTRRRIIVGFNVSGRDVQSIVQELQQKAQQQLNLPKEYTIAYGGSFENMNAAKERLSIVVPVALLLIFLLLYFAFNSVKQGLLIYTAIPLSAIGGIVALWIRDMPFSISAGVGFIALFGVAVLNGILLVSEFNRLKQEGWHDVRRIVIHATKSKLRAVLMTALVPSLGFIPMAISTGAGGEVQKPLATVVIGGLIISTLLTLFLLPVLYILFEKGFGYFRPGRKLAAAVVLLMLANTAVQAQQPIRLEAAIDSALKNNQRLQIANTEISYYKALQKSSFDLEKTVLDVEYGRFNSLANDNRFSLSQSIQFPSVYKHQRTINNTHVLISETNRQQQQVALRALVKEVFYQMLVLQQKRRLLQEADTLYSSLLGRSRQRFQAGDIDVLEKTTVENQRQQIGSQLRLLASDYQVLQTQLKLLLNSPDKPEPVADTVLYSLELLPDTSLVQSSPVLQLHEQQVQLSAAQSKLEKSKLLPTFSAGYNNASIIGWQTTKGGQDLYFEGSKRFSSVNVGVGIPIFSGAQRARIKAAEVQVTQRIQETAATRQQLYASLDAATQVYLQRSELVKDYQQLLLPNATTIIHTASQRLQAGETSYLDWVILVNQALQIRSDYFNAVQQRNEAAFEIEKITASH from the coding sequence ATGCTGCTTTCCAATTTCTTTATTGATCATTTTTACAAGACCCAATCAATTATGCTGAATAAGATCATCGGCTTTTCCGTAAGGAATAAGCTGATCATTGGATTATTTGTTATTGCACTTGTTGCCTGGGGTAGCTATGAAGTAACCAGGCTGCCCATTGATGCGGTGCCCGACATTACGGACAACCAGGTACAGGTGCTGACTGTTTCTCCCTCGCTGGGGGCACCGGATATCGAACGGCTCATTACTTTCCCCATTGAGCAGGCCTGCAGCAATATACCCGGGCTAAAACAGGTACGTAGTTTTTCGCGCTTTGGCCTTTCGCTGGTGACGATTGTATTTGATGATGCCACGGATGTATACTGGGCGCGACAACAGATCAGCGAACGACTGCAACAGGTACAACAGGAAATACCCGCCGGGATTGGATCGCCGGTAATGGCCCCCGTATCCACGGGACTGGGAGAAATATACCAATATGTGGTAAGGCCCAAAGCCGGATATGAAGGAAAATATGATGCGATGCAGCTGCGAACGCTGCAGGACTGGATCGTAAGGCGCCAACTGATGGGCACACCGGGTGTGGCCGAGGTATCGAGCTTTGGCGGACAATTGAAGCAATATGAAATTGCGGTGCGGCAGGAACAACTGAAAGCCTATCAACTTACGATTGCCGATGTGTATGACGCGCTGGAGAAAAACAACCAGAACACGGGCGGCGCTTATATTGAAAAAGGGCCTACGGTGCTTTACATCCGTAGTGAAGGGCTTACGGCAGCATTGGAAGACATTGAAAAGATAGTGGTAAAAACGCTGAGCAATGGTGTGCCGCTGCTCATGCGCGATGTAGCTACGGTACAATACGGCGCGGCCATCCGGTATGGCGCTATGACGTATAATGATAAAGGAGAAGTAGCAGGCGCGGTGCTGATGATGCTGAAAGGAGAGAACTCTTCGGCAGTCATTAAGCGGGTCAAGAAACGGATCGAAGAGATACAACAAATGCTGCCTGAAGGAGTAGTGATCGAGCCCTTCCTGGACCGGACCAAGATGGTGAACAATGCTATTGAAACGGTAGAGACGAATTTGCTGGAAGGCGCGCTGATCGTGATACTGGTATTGGTATTCTTTTTAGGTAACCTGCGGGCGGGTCTGATCGTTTCTTCTGTGATACCGCTCTCCATGCTGTTTGCCATCATATTGATGAACAAGTTTGGCGTAGGAGGCAACCTGATGTCGCTGGGCGCTATTGATTTCGGATTGATCGTGGATGGATCGGTGATTGTGGTAGAAGCGATCCTGCACCGCTTTTCGCATTCCAAACATTTCAGGCAAGTGGGGCGCATCAGCCAGCAGCAAATGGATGAAGAGGTGACGAAATCCACGGGCGCCATGATCAAGAGTGCGGTGTTCAGCCAGATCATCATCCTTATCGTATACCTGCCCATTCTTTCGCTGCAGGGCATTGAAGGCAAGATGTTCAAGCCGATGGCCATTACGATTGCGTTTGCCATATTGGGGGCCTTCCTGTTGTCGGTGACGTATGTACCGATGATGGCTGCTTTGTGTCTGAGTAAAAAACTCAACCATAAAGACACGATGACAGACAGGCTTGTGGGCTGGTTGGGAAGGAGGTATCAACCGATGCTGGGTCGTTTGTTGCATTATCCCAAATCCATGATCGCCGTTGTGCTCACCTTGTTCATAGGGGCTTTGATGATACTGAGCCGCATGGGAGGCGAATTCATACCGCTGCTGGAAGAAGGTGATTTTGCGGTAGAGACCAGGTTGCTCACCGGCACTAATTTGAATAATACCATTAACTCCACGCAACAGGCTTCGAAGATACTATTGAAGGAATTTCCGGAAGTGGAGAAAGTAGTTACGAAAATTGGCAGCTCAGAGATCCCTACTGATCCAATGCCTTTTGAAGCAGGAGATATGATCGTAGTGCTGAAACCCAAAAAGCAATGGACATCGGCCAGCACTTTTCCCGAGCTAAGCGCTAAGATGACAACTGCACTGGAGGCAGTGCCCGGCATCACGGTGAGTTTCCAGTTTCCGGTGCAGATGCGGTTCAACGAACTGATGACCGGGGCACGGCAGGACATTGTGTGTAAGATATTCGGGGAAAACCTGGATACGCTGAGCCATTATGCGCACCGGCTTAATGAGATCATACAATCTGTAGACGGGGCCATTAACGTATACGAGGAAACGGTGACGGGGATGCCTCAGGTAGTAATCAAATACAATCGTGATGGCATGGCCAAGTATGGGCTCAATGTAAGTGATATTAACCGGGTGGTGAATACTGCTTTTGCGGGCCAGGTGGCAGGACAAGTATATGAAGGAGAAAAACGATTTGATATGGTGGTGCGCCTGGCAGGTGATGCACGAAAAAACATAGCGGATATTCAAAACCTGTTGGTCCCCACGCAACAGGGCCCACAAATACCTTTATCGATGGTAGCTACTATACAGGAAATAGAAGGGGTAAACCAGGTGCAGCGGGAGAATACGCGCCGCCGCATCATTGTAGGTTTTAATGTCAGCGGCCGTGATGTACAATCCATTGTACAGGAATTACAGCAGAAAGCACAGCAACAGCTAAACCTGCCCAAGGAATATACGATCGCTTATGGCGGCTCATTTGAGAACATGAATGCGGCTAAAGAGCGGTTAAGCATTGTGGTGCCGGTGGCCTTATTACTGATCTTCCTGCTGTTGTATTTTGCTTTCAATTCTGTAAAGCAGGGTTTGTTGATCTATACGGCCATTCCGCTATCGGCTATTGGCGGCATTGTAGCGCTTTGGATACGCGACATGCCTTTCAGCATTTCTGCCGGGGTGGGCTTTATTGCGCTCTTTGGCGTGGCAGTATTGAACGGGATTTTACTGGTCAGTGAATTTAACCGGTTGAAGCAGGAAGGCTGGCATGATGTACGGCGTATTGTGATCCATGCCACGAAGTCGAAATTGCGGGCCGTATTGATGACTGCGCTGGTGCCCTCGCTTGGTTTTATACCCATGGCCATCAGCACGGGAGCAGGTGGTGAAGTTCAAAAGCCATTGGCCACGGTGGTGATCGGCGGTCTTATTATCTCTACCCTGCTCACGCTCTTCTTGCTGCCGGTACTCTATATTTTGTTTGAGAAAGGCTTTGGCTACTTCAGGCCAGGCCGTAAGCTGGCAGCTGCAGTTGTGCTGTTGATGTTAGCCAACACGGCTGTACAGGCACAACAGCCTATCCGGCTGGAGGCTGCTATTGACAGCGCTTTAAAGAACAACCAACGCTTACAAATAGCCAATACAGAGATCAGCTATTACAAGGCTTTACAAAAAAGCAGCTTTGACCTGGAGAAGACAGTGCTCGATGTGGAATATGGACGGTTTAACAGCCTGGCCAACGACAACCGTTTTTCGCTTTCGCAGAGTATACAGTTCCCATCGGTCTATAAACACCAGCGCACTATTAACAATACGCATGTATTGATCAGTGAGACGAACCGGCAACAACAGCAGGTAGCACTAAGGGCGTTGGTAAAGGAAGTGTTTTACCAAATGCTGGTATTGCAGCAAAAGCGCCGGTTGCTGCAGGAAGCAGATACGCTTTATAGCAGCCTGCTCGGCAGATCGCGCCAGCGCTTCCAGGCAGGTGATATTGACGTACTGGAAAAAACAACGGTGGAAAACCAACGGCAACAGATCGGCAGTCAGCTGCGGCTATTGGCATCGGATTACCAGGTGTTGCAAACACAGTTAAAGCTTTTGCTGAATAGTCCGGATAAACCGGAACCGGTTGCCGATACGGTATTGTACTCCCTGGAATTACTTCCCGATACCAGCCTGGTACAATCGAGCCCCGTGCTTCAGCTGCATGAACAACAGGTGCAACTATCAGCTGCACAAAGCAAGCTGGAGAAAAGCAAGTTGCTGCCCACCTTCAGTGCGGGGTATAACAATGCCTCTATAATTGGATGGCAAACAACGAAAGGAGGACAGGACCTGTACTTTGAAGGCAGCAAACGCTTCTCTTCTGTGAATGTAGGCGTAGGCATCCCTATTTTTTCGGGAGCACAACGGGCCAGGATCAAAGCAGCAGAAGTGCAGGTAACGCAGCGGATACAGGAAACAGCGGCTACCCGGCAGCAGCTATATGCCAGCCTCGACGCTGCCACGCAGGTATACCTTCAGCGCAGTGAGCTGGTAAAGGATTATCAGCAACTGCTATTGCCCAATGCTACTACCATTATCCACACAGCCAGCCAACGATTGCAGGCCGGCGAAACCAGTTACCTCGATTGGGTAATACTGGTAAACCAGGCCTTACAGATACGCAGCGATTATTTTAATGCGGTACAGCAACGTAATGAAGCTGCTTTTGAAATAGAAAAAATAACTGCTTCCCATTAA
- a CDS encoding aminotransferase class V-fold PLP-dependent enzyme, protein MNYPIDASRHLFELEEGITYLNCANMSPMLHTVRQAGLQALDTRAAPWKIAGADWFTQAEILRELAATVFQTHGNNIALVPSVSYGLAVAAKNLPMKPGQSIMVLEDQFPSNYYVWEQLARRQQLQLITIPRSQEQNITDSILAAINNQTGLVAIPNCHWMDGAHIDLEAVSGAVRKVGASLVLDLSQSLGALPVDIDRIQPDFAVSVGYKWMLGPYGLGYMYVAPKWQAQGDPLEYSWLTKNGAEDFAGLTNYKDGYRHGARRFDMGEFPQFNLLPMCIAALQQIIHWKPAAIQQQLTTLTGRIVAYKKEKGIGLNKEHFVGHMCSIPLGDRDVTSLKKRLEQNKVIVSFRGSSIRVSPHLYNDVPDLDNLLACLEA, encoded by the coding sequence ATGAACTATCCTATTGATGCGTCCAGGCATTTATTTGAATTGGAAGAAGGCATTACCTACCTCAATTGCGCCAATATGTCCCCCATGCTGCATACCGTGCGGCAAGCCGGCTTGCAGGCCCTTGATACCAGGGCCGCTCCCTGGAAAATTGCCGGGGCCGATTGGTTCACCCAGGCAGAAATATTGCGGGAACTGGCAGCCACTGTATTTCAAACCCATGGAAACAATATCGCGCTGGTGCCATCCGTGAGTTATGGCTTGGCCGTAGCCGCTAAAAACCTGCCGATGAAGCCTGGCCAGTCCATCATGGTACTGGAAGATCAATTCCCTTCTAATTATTATGTATGGGAACAACTGGCGCGCCGGCAACAGCTACAGCTGATCACCATTCCGCGCAGCCAGGAGCAAAATATCACAGACAGCATATTGGCTGCCATCAATAACCAGACGGGCCTGGTAGCCATTCCTAATTGCCATTGGATGGATGGAGCCCACATCGACCTGGAGGCAGTCAGTGGGGCTGTTAGAAAAGTGGGCGCCAGCCTTGTATTGGACCTGAGTCAGTCCCTGGGCGCACTGCCTGTTGATATAGACCGGATACAACCCGACTTTGCCGTAAGTGTCGGTTACAAATGGATGTTAGGGCCCTATGGCCTGGGTTATATGTATGTAGCTCCCAAGTGGCAGGCACAGGGAGATCCTTTGGAATATTCCTGGCTTACCAAAAATGGCGCTGAGGATTTTGCAGGCCTCACCAACTATAAAGATGGTTACCGGCATGGCGCCCGAAGGTTTGATATGGGCGAATTTCCACAGTTCAATCTGCTGCCCATGTGCATTGCCGCATTACAGCAGATCATTCATTGGAAGCCGGCAGCAATTCAGCAACAGTTAACAACGCTTACAGGCAGGATCGTGGCGTACAAAAAAGAAAAGGGCATCGGCTTAAATAAAGAACACTTTGTAGGGCATATGTGTAGTATCCCCCTGGGTGATAGGGATGTAACATCCCTGAAAAAACGTTTGGAGCAGAACAAAGTGATCGTTAGCTTCAGGGGTTCTTCCATACGCGTGTCACCGCATTTGTACAATGATGTTCCCGATCTTGACAACTTGCTCGCCTGCCTGGAAGCATAA
- a CDS encoding YdeI/OmpD-associated family protein: protein MPVPNDDLPVKAFKTSELFEAWVAKNQEGKGLWLRVYKKDSGIPSITITEALDVALCYGWIDGQRNKYDEESYIQKYTPRRPGSLWSKKNIENTDRLIKAGRMTARGLKEIAAAKADGRWAAAYDSPANSQIPEDFLKAVKKNKAAWALFQTLNKTNLFAISWRLQTAKKPETREKRMHAIIAKLEKGEKFH from the coding sequence ATGCCTGTTCCAAACGACGATTTACCCGTCAAAGCTTTTAAAACAAGCGAACTATTTGAAGCCTGGGTAGCTAAAAACCAGGAAGGCAAAGGCCTTTGGCTGCGTGTATACAAGAAAGATTCAGGTATACCCAGTATCACCATCACCGAGGCATTGGATGTAGCACTCTGCTACGGATGGATAGATGGGCAGCGCAACAAGTATGATGAGGAGTCCTACATTCAGAAGTATACACCGAGACGACCTGGAAGTCTTTGGTCAAAGAAGAATATTGAAAATACCGACCGCCTCATCAAAGCTGGGAGAATGACAGCCCGTGGACTGAAAGAAATAGCCGCTGCCAAAGCAGATGGACGATGGGCGGCTGCCTATGATTCACCAGCCAATAGCCAGATACCCGAAGACTTCTTAAAAGCCGTGAAGAAAAATAAAGCTGCCTGGGCATTGTTTCAAACCCTTAATAAGACCAACCTCTTTGCCATTTCCTGGCGCTTGCAAACCGCCAAAAAGCCGGAGACGAGGGAAAAGCGGATGCATGCCATCATAGCGAAACTGGAAAAGGGAGAAAAGTTTCATTAA
- a CDS encoding PDDEXK nuclease domain-containing protein translates to MLAVAREEKLPSEAKQIIKDPMVLEFLGLKRETSYYEKDLESAIITHLQDFLLEMGNGFSFVARQKRLHIEGDEFFIDLVLYNRLLQCFVIIETKTTKLTHESIGQLQMYVNYYDRTEKQSYENPTIGILLCADKNDAVVKFTLPENNKNIIASKYQLYLPTEQQLIDEVKEVKKEIEKLDQETSNT, encoded by the coding sequence GTGTTAGCAGTAGCCAGAGAAGAAAAACTACCATCTGAGGCTAAACAGATCATTAAAGACCCCATGGTATTGGAGTTTTTAGGGTTAAAAAGGGAGACTTCTTACTACGAAAAAGACCTGGAAAGCGCCATTATTACACACTTGCAGGATTTCTTACTGGAAATGGGTAACGGCTTTTCTTTTGTAGCACGGCAAAAACGATTACACATTGAAGGGGATGAGTTTTTTATAGACCTTGTCCTCTACAACAGGTTACTGCAATGCTTTGTAATCATAGAGACCAAAACCACCAAATTGACGCATGAAAGTATTGGCCAGCTGCAGATGTATGTCAATTACTACGACCGTACGGAGAAACAGTCTTACGAAAACCCTACCATAGGTATTTTATTATGCGCCGATAAAAACGACGCAGTTGTAAAGTTTACCTTACCGGAAAACAATAAAAACATAATTGCCAGCAAATATCAGTTGTACCTACCCACTGAACAGCAGCTCATTGACGAAGTAAAGGAGGTTAAAAAGGAAATAGAAAAACTGGATCAGGAAACCAGTAACACATAG
- a CDS encoding carboxylesterase family protein produces the protein MNKKHCILTAWICMSILAVSCHKDDDSDKLPTTIETQPAVLTPVTQSIGNNIGGYYEAMPAQYGQNDAKYPLLIFLPGAGQYGTGSTADLAKVLTEGTPVWLRQQKFPPNFLVNGQNFALIVLVPQFKTEPRYADLRAFIDYAFSKYRIHKSYFYLTGFSLGGRQTAEFGALEPTVPAAIVTMAGAFTYNLPGTVIGIADNKLPVWCFHNEQDQAIPSKETKDFVAAINSFNPAIPARQTIFPTSNADLKHDCWTKATDPAYKENGMNIYEWMLSHKR, from the coding sequence ATGAATAAGAAACACTGTATCCTTACAGCATGGATCTGTATGTCGATCCTGGCTGTATCCTGCCACAAAGATGATGATTCCGACAAACTTCCCACTACGATTGAAACACAACCCGCTGTCTTAACACCTGTCACCCAAAGTATTGGCAACAATATAGGAGGCTATTACGAGGCTATGCCGGCACAGTATGGACAAAACGACGCCAAGTATCCGTTGCTGATTTTCCTGCCGGGAGCCGGGCAATACGGCACGGGCAGCACGGCAGATCTGGCCAAGGTGCTGACGGAAGGCACCCCTGTATGGCTAAGACAACAAAAGTTTCCGCCCAATTTTCTGGTCAATGGTCAAAATTTTGCGCTAATCGTGTTGGTACCACAATTTAAAACTGAGCCCCGCTATGCGGACCTGCGGGCTTTTATAGATTATGCTTTTTCAAAATACCGGATCCATAAATCCTATTTTTACCTTACAGGCTTTAGCCTGGGCGGCCGGCAAACGGCAGAATTTGGTGCACTGGAACCCACGGTGCCTGCCGCTATCGTAACGATGGCCGGCGCTTTCACGTACAACCTGCCCGGTACGGTAATAGGAATTGCCGATAACAAACTTCCGGTTTGGTGCTTTCACAATGAACAAGACCAGGCGATCCCTTCCAAAGAGACCAAAGATTTTGTAGCTGCTATCAACAGCTTCAACCCGGCTATACCAGCCAGGCAAACTATTTTTCCCACCTCCAATGCAGACCTTAAACATGACTGCTGGACAAAGGCGACCGATCCCGCCTACAAGGAAAATGGTATGAATATTTATGAATGGATGTTATCGCACAAGCGGTAA
- a CDS encoding DUF1016 N-terminal domain-containing protein, protein MQIRKELISEIQVIIASAREKAIRSVDTYRVLMYWQIGKVIFEEEQQGKERAEYGEFLIKSLSEHLQPQFGSGFSIRQLEMCRQFYRAFPITNAVRSQFSWTHYRTLLRIDNQHKREFYIA, encoded by the coding sequence ATGCAGATAAGAAAAGAACTCATTTCTGAGATCCAGGTCATTATTGCCAGTGCGAGAGAAAAAGCCATCCGTTCTGTAGATACTTACCGGGTACTTATGTACTGGCAAATTGGCAAAGTGATCTTTGAGGAAGAACAGCAAGGGAAGGAAAGGGCGGAATACGGCGAGTTTTTGATCAAATCACTTTCAGAGCATTTGCAGCCCCAGTTTGGCAGCGGGTTTTCTATTCGCCAATTGGAAATGTGCCGGCAGTTCTATCGTGCTTTCCCAATTACGAACGCAGTGCGTTCGCAATTCAGTTGGACACACTATAGGACCTTATTAAGAATTGATAATCAACACAAAAGGGAGTTTTACATTGCTTAA
- a CDS encoding Na+/H+ antiporter, which yields MENYSIVLLLLGIMMALSAVADRIKLSSPIILIVAGIGLGFIPGMPPIELNPEIILLLFLPPLLYDAAFNISFKSFRVNSNTIATLAVGLVFLTATGIAALAYSFIPGMNWPLAFVLGAILSATDAVAAISITKGLGLSHTTTTILEGESLVNDASALVAYRFAVAAVTGSAFVIWKASLIFLGLMAGGVLIGLLAGKMLGFILRTVRENSLVAISFTLLAPFITYLVAEEFHVSGVIAVVMLGLSISRLSAMRFPESIRHQSKNIWDIIIFLLNGFIFILIGLEFPIVIKSIGKGMIWPYIGYALLITIAALVLRMARVFLQKVNLQKAFSSQKRRITEAALLTFQECMIIGWSGMRGIVSLAIAIGLPKELKNGEPFPMRAEIIFISTVVVLFTIVGQGLTLPWIVRQLKAKHPEQAVKTH from the coding sequence ATGGAAAATTACAGCATTGTCTTATTGCTGCTGGGCATTATGATGGCGCTTTCTGCCGTAGCAGACAGGATAAAGCTATCATCACCCATCATACTGATCGTAGCCGGTATAGGGCTTGGTTTTATACCCGGTATGCCACCGATCGAACTGAACCCGGAAATAATACTATTGCTCTTTTTGCCGCCTCTTTTGTATGATGCAGCATTCAATATATCCTTCAAAAGCTTCCGGGTCAACAGCAATACGATTGCCACGCTGGCGGTAGGATTGGTATTCCTAACAGCCACGGGCATTGCAGCGCTGGCGTACTCTTTTATTCCCGGTATGAACTGGCCGCTGGCCTTTGTGCTGGGCGCGATCCTTTCGGCCACGGATGCTGTAGCAGCAATCAGTATCACCAAGGGCCTGGGCTTGTCGCACACAACTACGACCATCCTGGAGGGTGAAAGCCTGGTCAATGACGCCTCGGCGCTGGTAGCTTACCGGTTTGCAGTAGCGGCTGTAACAGGCTCTGCTTTCGTGATATGGAAAGCTTCTCTGATCTTTCTGGGGCTGATGGCCGGTGGCGTGCTGATAGGCCTGCTGGCAGGCAAAATGCTGGGCTTTATACTGCGGACTGTACGGGAGAATAGTCTGGTAGCTATTAGCTTCACCTTGCTGGCTCCCTTTATCACTTACCTGGTAGCAGAGGAATTTCATGTATCGGGTGTGATCGCAGTAGTGATGCTGGGTTTGAGTATTTCGCGATTAAGCGCCATGCGATTTCCGGAAAGCATCCGGCATCAATCGAAAAACATCTGGGACATCATCATCTTTTTACTCAATGGCTTTATCTTCATCCTGATCGGGTTGGAGTTTCCCATTGTGATAAAGTCTATTGGCAAGGGCATGATATGGCCCTATATTGGCTATGCACTACTTATCACCATTGCCGCCCTGGTATTGCGTATGGCCAGGGTATTCCTGCAAAAGGTAAACCTTCAAAAAGCCTTCAGCAGCCAAAAGAGGAGAATAACTGAAGCAGCTTTATTGACCTTCCAGGAATGCATGATCATTGGCTGGTCGGGCATGCGGGGCATTGTATCGCTCGCCATTGCCATCGGTTTACCCAAGGAATTGAAAAATGGGGAACCCTTTCCTATGCGTGCAGAGATCATTTTTATTTCCACTGTGGTGGTATTGTTCACTATTGTAGGGCAAGGGCTTACGCTTCCCTGGATCGTAAGGCAGCTGAAAGCAAAACATCCTGAGCAAGCGGTCAAGACGCATTAA